In Miscanthus floridulus cultivar M001 chromosome 8, ASM1932011v1, whole genome shotgun sequence, the sequence GATTGGTTTCAGTTTTGGGTTTAAACATGCACCGCCACTTTTTATTGTAGGTCATAGAATTTGAATTTGCATGTAAAGAAGGAAAAAGCTGTTTTTATAGAAACATATTTAGTGTGAAAATTGATCTCAGTCGTTGGTACATGACATAGATATTGTTGCGCCATCTTGTCATGCTACCACGTCTATTTGACTAATCCCACCTCTCTAAAATTCTAAGTGCATTGTTCTTTCTCTAACATTTCATACAATTTACCAATCAGACCAACTTCTAGAATCTATACAAAGGACAATGAGATGACACGTACTTTCCAACTCAACTTCATTTCAAGTAACACTTAGTCATATTTCCGTTAAAAATATCACATGGCAAAGTTTTATTTCTTGCTCAAAACTAGTTATTTTCCACCATCCAACGTGCGTTGAAAACATGTACTAGGCTTAAAAATAGTCACAACTAGCACATTTAAAAATCATGATAATTAACATTTCTTTTCTGTAGTTGCATGAATCGTATAAGGAGAATCAAATACTGATCACGTTTATAACGGCGGAATGGTTCTAATTTTAGATGTAAACATGCACCGTCCTGTTTTGTCCAGTTCAACACTTACACGTACAGGCTTGTTTGTCTCTCGGCTTGGTAAAGTTCTCTGGGCCACGCAGCAAGGCTAGGCGTCTGATTTGGGATGCCTGTAACCACCCGGATGGCTGGTCTGGCCAGGTAGCGCTTGCCAGTGTACCATCCAAACACGCCTGTAATTTGAATTTGCAAGCAAGGAAGGAAAGACTACGCTGCACATTTCATGTGGATGTGATCTCAGCCGTTGATATGTGATAGAGGTATTGCCGCATCGTCTTCTGTCTTGGCTACCACACGTACCCCCCTCCAATCTCACCTCTAAAAATCCAGAGGCTTCGGCCCCCTTCTCGAGCCGTTCGCCCCATTCCCCGATCGGACCAAACCCTAGGAGAGATTCGGTTTGAACTTTGGCATGGCAATGTCAGATCTCACAGCCACCGTGATCCCAAAGCCAGACGGGGCCGACGACGACTCGGTGGAGATCCGGGAGGTGTGGGCGGACAACCTGGAGGAGGAGTTCGCGCTGATCCGCGACATCGTCGACGAGTTCCCGTTCGTCGCGATGGACACGGAGTTCCCGGGCATCGTCTGCCGGCCCGTCGCCGCCTTCCGCTCCCCCGCCGACTACAACTACGCCACCCTCAAGGCCAACGTTGACATGCTGCACCTCATCCAGCTCGGCGTCACCTTCTCTGGGCCGCGCGGCGAGCTGCCGACCCTCGGTGCTGGCCGCCGCCGCTACGTCTGGCAGTTCAACTTCCGCGAGTTCGACGACGCGCGCGACATCTTCGCGTCCGACTCCATCGAACTGCTCCGTCGCAGCGGCATCGACTTCCGCCGCAACGCCGAGCGCGGCGTCGATGCCCGACGGTTCGCCGAGCTCCTCATGTCCTCTGGCGTCGTGCTCAACGATTCCGTATACTGGGTCACCTTCCACGCAGGATACGACTTCGGGTACCTGCTGAAGATTCTCACCTGCAATACCCTCCCAGACACACAAGCCGGGTTCTTTAAACTTATGAAGATATATTTCCCGACTGTGTATGACATCAAGCATCTCATGAAGTTCTGCAACAGCCTGCACGGCGGGCTGAACAAGCTCGCTGAGCTACTTGATGTGGAGCGTGTTGGGCAATCTCATCAGGCTGGGTCTGATAGCCTGGTCACGTCCTGTGCATTCTGGAAGCTCAAGGATTCATTCTTCGCGGGCTCAACAGAGAAATATGCAGGTGTGCTGTACGGGCTCGATGCAGAGAATGGTGTTAGTGCACATTGAGGGGTATCACTCTCTTTGAATTTTAGCTTTGTGAATGTATTGATTTAGGACAGAAAGGGTGACAAGTGTGCAAGAGGGCTCACTGAAACATCAAATCTGTAGGTTAAGTCTGTCTCACTCATTTGGGTGTATTTGGGATGTAGTCTTCTCTGGTTGCTCATTATTGAAATAGCTATTTCTCTTTTCTCTTTCAGCTTTTGTTCTCAATTTTTATTTTCTCCAAGCAAGATACTACACTCGATTAAAAATAGTAAAAGATGACCTCTGAGAATTAAGCCATGATACTTGCATTGCCACAATTTGTACGACCCATAGTCTAATTtaattttctttatttctttatCTTCATGGTAAAAGAATTGATATATGATGCCTTTTTATATGAGCAGCTGATTGTCTTGAAAGAGTAATAGTGTAATACTACGTTATAATATCTAAGCATTTGTGAGCATAAACTTGGTGATGCTATACAAGAGAAAATGCCACCCACATTCACAGGACTATGCCTGAGGATGGCTCTCTTAAGGTTCCCACAATAAAGAAACAGCTACAATATACTTTAGGAGACTAATACTTCATAATCCATTATCTATCCTTAGAGTAAGCACATCACCCATTTCATTTTAAAGCTGCAACTTTTCCAGAAATAGGATTCTGAATGCATCTTGATTGAAAACTTCTGGTTTCAGTAATTGTGTATGCAAGTCACTTTCTACTTTTCAGTATTCTTCCATATGAGATGGAGCTAACATATTTC encodes:
- the LOC136478265 gene encoding probable CCR4-associated factor 1 homolog 7; this translates as MAMSDLTATVIPKPDGADDDSVEIREVWADNLEEEFALIRDIVDEFPFVAMDTEFPGIVCRPVAAFRSPADYNYATLKANVDMLHLIQLGVTFSGPRGELPTLGAGRRRYVWQFNFREFDDARDIFASDSIELLRRSGIDFRRNAERGVDARRFAELLMSSGVVLNDSVYWVTFHAGYDFGYLLKILTCNTLPDTQAGFFKLMKIYFPTVYDIKHLMKFCNSLHGGLNKLAELLDVERVGQSHQAGSDSLVTSCAFWKLKDSFFAGSTEKYAGVLYGLDAENGVSAH